In Novipirellula caenicola, a single window of DNA contains:
- a CDS encoding Acg family FMN-binding oxidoreductase — protein MTTNTLSPPLLTARLRHAVQQATQAPSSHNTQPWLFRIRNDGVEVIADKRRACPVVDPQDRELYISCGAALYHLRLAMKADGLATLVTILPCRSDPDLVARVLVAGSHIPSLDERTLLDAAAKRRTNRFAFEPREVDPQLQVEWMNDVRSEDAWIHYFQTDQQKHAVADLVSEGDRLQASDRHFRRELAKWGHSNNSSRRDGLPGYTHGAGDLASTFESFLVRTFDWGDGKAAIDRQLAEGSPLLAVIGTRTDTMDAWIACGQALAKMLLRAASWSVDASYLNQAIEVETLRKRLMELTGNQGVPQILLRLGYGKQVRPTPRRPLDDVIVD, from the coding sequence ATGACTACGAATACCTTGTCCCCACCTCTGCTCACCGCCCGGCTTCGTCATGCGGTCCAACAAGCAACTCAAGCACCATCAAGTCATAACACACAGCCTTGGTTATTTCGGATACGCAATGACGGAGTCGAAGTGATTGCCGACAAGCGACGAGCGTGCCCTGTCGTCGATCCCCAGGATCGCGAGTTGTACATCAGTTGCGGTGCGGCGCTGTACCATCTGCGGTTGGCAATGAAGGCAGATGGGTTGGCTACCTTGGTGACGATCTTGCCATGTCGTTCGGATCCTGATTTGGTGGCACGCGTGCTTGTCGCGGGGTCGCACATTCCGTCCCTCGATGAACGGACGCTTCTGGATGCTGCTGCGAAACGACGAACAAATCGGTTCGCGTTTGAGCCTCGCGAAGTCGACCCACAGCTACAGGTGGAATGGATGAATGATGTTCGATCCGAAGATGCCTGGATCCACTATTTTCAGACGGACCAACAGAAGCATGCGGTGGCGGATCTCGTTTCCGAAGGGGATCGACTTCAGGCGAGCGATCGCCATTTTCGCCGCGAGCTTGCCAAATGGGGCCATTCCAACAACAGTTCGCGTCGGGATGGGCTTCCCGGCTACACCCATGGCGCCGGCGATCTTGCGTCGACGTTCGAGAGCTTTCTCGTACGCACGTTTGATTGGGGGGACGGAAAGGCGGCAATCGATCGTCAACTCGCCGAAGGATCGCCGTTGTTGGCGGTGATTGGGACCCGCACCGATACGATGGACGCTTGGATCGCGTGTGGGCAAGCACTGGCAAAAATGTTGTTGCGAGCGGCGTCCTGGTCCGTGGACGCATCGTATTTGAACCAGGCGATTGAAGTTGAGACGCTACGGAAGCGTTTGATGGAACTGACCGGCAATCAGGGAGTGCCGCAGATTCTGTTGCGATTGGGCTACGGCAAACAAGTCAGACCGACTCCGCGACGTCCGCTGGACGACGTCATTGTCGACTAA
- a CDS encoding dihydroorotate dehydrogenase-like protein, with product MASELACSYLGMELDSPVMVGSCPLTMEHETVRQLVDAGAGAIVLPSILQEQIQHRKWMQTSPEHAIQRSGYQPQQDKYNGGTEKYLRTIEALRAAESVPIIASMDGLEDGDWIDYAKEMEASGASALEFNWHPSVFSPSESAEEIEERVCVIVRHLCASVSIPVAVKLSPRFTNLASMARQLQIAGADGMVLFTHLPQWDVSIDRMQWSIRWELSAVNSIGSILEGIVRTRAGELDLQIAASGGVRTAEDAIKSMIAGADVVMVTSAIYRDGPGVIRNIVQGISKFLDTGPYESLADFLQARANVKLGPEHLMRLPSGDPLTCSEHYFNPTPVVTTDTGDVFGHKHI from the coding sequence ATGGCCTCGGAACTGGCGTGTAGCTATTTGGGAATGGAATTGGACTCGCCTGTGATGGTTGGGTCTTGCCCGCTGACCATGGAACACGAGACGGTGCGTCAATTGGTCGATGCCGGTGCCGGCGCGATCGTGTTGCCGTCGATATTGCAGGAGCAAATTCAGCACAGGAAGTGGATGCAAACCAGCCCTGAGCATGCGATTCAGCGTAGCGGGTACCAACCCCAGCAGGACAAGTACAACGGTGGCACCGAGAAATACCTGCGGACGATCGAGGCCTTGCGAGCCGCCGAGTCGGTTCCCATTATCGCCAGTATGGATGGACTCGAAGACGGTGATTGGATCGACTATGCAAAAGAAATGGAGGCGAGCGGGGCCAGTGCGTTGGAGTTCAATTGGCATCCTTCGGTCTTCAGTCCAAGCGAGTCGGCCGAGGAGATTGAAGAGCGGGTGTGCGTCATCGTCCGCCATTTGTGTGCGAGTGTGTCAATCCCGGTCGCCGTGAAATTGAGCCCGCGGTTCACAAATTTGGCCTCGATGGCTCGTCAACTACAAATTGCCGGCGCTGACGGCATGGTTTTATTCACGCATCTGCCCCAGTGGGATGTCTCGATCGATCGTATGCAGTGGTCGATCCGCTGGGAATTATCCGCGGTCAATTCGATCGGATCGATTCTCGAAGGAATTGTGCGAACCCGTGCTGGCGAGTTGGATCTACAAATCGCGGCTAGCGGTGGAGTGCGAACTGCCGAAGATGCGATCAAGTCCATGATCGCCGGTGCGGATGTGGTGATGGTAACGTCCGCAATCTACCGCGATGGGCCTGGCGTGATCCGCAACATCGTCCAAGGCATTTCAAAATTCTTGGACACCGGACCCTATGAATCGCTGGCCGATTTTCTGCAAGCCCGAGCGAACGTCAAATTGGGCCCCGAGCATTTGATGAGGCTTCCCTCAGGGGATCCACTGACTTGCTCGGAGCACTATTTTAACCCGACCCCTGTCGTGACGACTGATACCGGAGATGTGTTTGGTCACAAGCACATCTGA
- a CDS encoding universal stress protein, with protein MKKILLATDGSPHAEDATRFLAHLPHGDKVEITVLSVLHVPTAGSVSGLGDWVDTILERERERAIDTFAKIELMFDGANVTLKHRIQQGHVSETIVEVAKREQADFLVMGARGHSQVERLILGSASDYVATHANCSVLVVRPTGVRKANHPIRIAIAYEETGPAEAALEEIAEVRWGAEPDLRVVSALFAGGIDESVRRKSTERAADKAADRLRKTAAHVRVESIVHDHIGEGLVRYLEENECDIVVVGETPRTRLGRVLMGSTSRFVLRHAPCSVWITRNRMVQGIPKKTPHAETAST; from the coding sequence ATGAAAAAGATTCTGTTGGCTACCGACGGTTCACCTCACGCAGAGGATGCGACGCGGTTCTTAGCTCATTTGCCTCACGGAGACAAAGTGGAGATCACGGTGTTGTCGGTACTGCATGTGCCCACGGCGGGTAGCGTCAGCGGACTGGGTGACTGGGTGGATACGATTTTGGAGCGAGAGCGTGAACGCGCCATCGATACCTTTGCCAAGATTGAATTGATGTTTGATGGCGCCAATGTGACGCTAAAGCATCGGATCCAACAGGGGCATGTCAGCGAGACGATTGTAGAGGTCGCGAAACGTGAACAGGCCGATTTTCTTGTGATGGGGGCGCGGGGGCATTCCCAGGTCGAACGTTTGATCTTGGGCAGCGCGAGTGATTACGTTGCGACGCATGCGAACTGTAGCGTGTTGGTCGTCCGGCCCACCGGAGTCCGCAAAGCGAATCATCCCATACGGATCGCAATTGCGTACGAAGAGACGGGGCCAGCCGAAGCCGCACTCGAAGAAATCGCCGAGGTTCGCTGGGGGGCCGAGCCCGATCTGCGTGTCGTGTCCGCGTTGTTCGCTGGTGGTATCGACGAATCCGTCAGACGAAAATCGACCGAACGTGCCGCTGACAAAGCAGCCGATCGATTGCGCAAGACCGCAGCCCACGTTCGTGTCGAGTCGATTGTGCACGATCATATTGGCGAAGGATTGGTCCGTTATCTCGAAGAAAACGAGTGTGATATCGTGGTGGTCGGCGAGACGCCTCGCACACGGTTAGGGCGAGTTTTGATGGGAAGCACGTCGCGATTCGTTCTGCGGCACGCGCCCTGCAGCGTTTGGATTACTCGAAACCGAATGGTTCAAGGAATCCCCAAAAAGACGCCGCATGCGGAGACGGCGTCGACCTAG
- a CDS encoding AAA family ATPase, protein MDTTEVNLVDSLHRLDAFPDSNATVEFHETHISWVFLVGDYAYKIKKPVKTEFLDYSSLEKRRRLCQEELRLDSRFADDLYLDVVPICKVDGKLRVEGDGEPVEYAVKMRRFPSDALLSERVKAGRVTLSEVSQLSDSIADFHHSAARCEEADAISWPEFVFDNMRSMLRQLKQVCSAPTVTTIYAVEQWSESLIREHAELFTQRAKAGFIRECHGDLHLENVVNWQGRFIPFDGIEFNSRMRWIDVMSDAAFLMMDFAARGHLELGRSFMNDYLQRTGDYESLRTLRWFLVYRAIVRGLVASIRAKQSDASAAEREDAEADCRGHIALAHRFTTEETPTLWITHGVSGSGKTTKSERIVQQDDCFRIRSDVERKRIYGMQPTERFSRSDLYSDEATAATYQRLQHLAKLILRAGYSVVVDATFLQQSQRSCFRELASRESATFAILDCSADTDTLYQRVADRARGNGDASDADHEVLRHQLASRQPLTPNERQYVVK, encoded by the coding sequence ATGGACACTACCGAGGTGAATCTGGTTGACTCGTTGCATCGTCTCGATGCGTTTCCCGACTCCAATGCGACCGTTGAATTTCATGAGACCCACATCTCGTGGGTCTTCCTTGTGGGCGACTATGCATACAAGATTAAAAAACCGGTGAAAACCGAGTTTCTCGATTACAGCTCGCTCGAAAAACGCCGACGGCTGTGCCAAGAAGAACTGCGATTGGACAGCCGTTTTGCCGACGATTTGTACTTAGACGTCGTGCCCATTTGTAAGGTCGATGGAAAACTTCGGGTGGAAGGTGACGGCGAACCGGTGGAGTACGCGGTCAAAATGCGTCGCTTTCCCAGTGACGCCCTGCTAAGCGAACGGGTCAAGGCAGGCCGAGTGACATTGAGCGAGGTGTCGCAATTGAGCGATTCCATTGCCGATTTTCATCACTCAGCCGCACGATGCGAAGAAGCCGATGCAATCAGTTGGCCTGAGTTCGTGTTCGACAACATGAGATCCATGCTGCGTCAATTAAAACAGGTTTGCTCGGCACCGACGGTGACAACGATTTACGCGGTAGAGCAGTGGTCCGAATCGCTCATCCGAGAACATGCAGAGCTGTTCACTCAGCGTGCGAAAGCAGGGTTCATTCGTGAATGCCATGGCGATCTGCATTTGGAAAATGTCGTCAATTGGCAGGGCCGGTTCATTCCATTTGACGGGATCGAGTTTAATTCGCGGATGCGTTGGATCGATGTGATGAGCGATGCTGCATTTTTGATGATGGATTTCGCCGCTCGCGGGCACCTCGAACTCGGTCGCAGTTTTATGAATGATTATCTCCAACGCACCGGAGACTACGAATCGCTACGCACCCTTCGCTGGTTTCTTGTTTACCGCGCCATCGTTCGCGGTTTGGTCGCGTCGATCCGTGCTAAACAATCTGATGCGTCCGCAGCCGAACGTGAAGATGCAGAAGCGGATTGCCGCGGCCATATCGCATTAGCCCATCGATTCACGACCGAGGAAACGCCCACCCTTTGGATCACCCACGGAGTTAGCGGTAGTGGGAAAACAACCAAAAGCGAACGCATCGTTCAGCAAGACGACTGTTTTCGGATTCGCAGCGATGTCGAACGCAAACGCATCTATGGGATGCAGCCGACGGAACGTTTCTCGCGAAGTGATCTGTACAGTGACGAAGCCACGGCCGCGACATACCAGCGATTGCAGCACCTCGCAAAATTGATTCTGCGAGCGGGGTATTCGGTGGTCGTCGACGCGACGTTTCTGCAGCAATCCCAGCGTTCCTGTTTTCGAGAGCTAGCCTCTCGCGAATCTGCGACCTTTGCAATCTTGGATTGTTCCGCCGACACCGACACGCTGTATCAACGTGTGGCGGATCGGGCTCGTGGCAACGGCGATGCATCGGATGCCGATCATGAGGTGCTGCGACACCAACTTGCATCACGTCAGCCGCTCACTCCCAACGAACGGCAGTATGTCGTCAAATAA